The proteins below come from a single Verrucomicrobiota bacterium genomic window:
- the trpB gene encoding tryptophan synthase subunit beta, with amino-acid sequence MSAMASESPTTSNLTSFPDQYGHFGPYGGRFVPETLMTALLELERQYDEAKKDPAFRNELASLLQEFAGRPTPLYFAERLTKELGGAKIYLKREDLLHTGAHKINNALGQILLARRMGKKRIIAETGAGQHGVATATAAARFGFQCRIYMGAVDMERQALNVARMRFLGAEVIGVTAGQATLKEAINEAMRDWVTNVRDTHYILGSALGAHPYPMIVRDFHRIIGDEARKQILQREERLPDLLVACVGGGSNAIGLFYAFLNDENVRMTGVEAGGGGIFRGKHAARFQGGKLGVLQGTKTWLLADDDGQIELTHSVSAGLDYAAIGPEHSFLKDVGRVDYSYATDDEALAAFHKLASIEGIIPALETAHAIAEVIKIAPTMTPDQLIVVNLSGRGDKDVQQVAALEAERA; translated from the coding sequence ATGAGTGCGATGGCATCCGAGTCGCCCACCACCAGCAACCTCACCAGCTTTCCCGACCAATACGGCCACTTCGGTCCTTACGGAGGGCGTTTTGTTCCGGAGACCTTAATGACCGCCCTGCTCGAACTTGAGCGGCAGTATGATGAGGCCAAGAAAGATCCCGCCTTCCGGAATGAGCTGGCCTCCCTACTCCAGGAATTTGCAGGTCGTCCCACCCCTCTTTATTTCGCCGAGCGCCTGACTAAGGAGCTTGGAGGAGCCAAGATTTACCTGAAGCGCGAAGACCTGCTTCATACCGGCGCTCACAAGATCAATAATGCCCTCGGCCAGATCTTGCTAGCGCGACGCATGGGCAAAAAGCGAATCATAGCCGAGACCGGGGCTGGGCAGCACGGCGTCGCGACGGCCACGGCGGCAGCGCGCTTTGGCTTCCAATGTCGCATTTACATGGGAGCGGTTGATATGGAACGCCAGGCGCTGAATGTCGCGCGCATGCGCTTTCTTGGGGCTGAGGTGATTGGTGTCACCGCCGGTCAGGCCACCCTGAAGGAAGCAATCAACGAGGCGATGCGTGATTGGGTTACCAATGTCCGCGACACCCACTACATTCTCGGTTCGGCCCTGGGGGCTCATCCCTATCCGATGATCGTGCGCGATTTTCACCGGATCATCGGGGATGAGGCCCGGAAGCAGATCCTCCAGCGCGAGGAACGACTACCTGATCTTCTGGTGGCCTGCGTCGGCGGCGGAAGCAATGCCATCGGCCTCTTCTATGCCTTCCTTAACGACGAGAATGTCAGGATGACCGGAGTCGAGGCCGGTGGTGGCGGCATTTTTCGGGGCAAGCATGCCGCACGTTTCCAAGGAGGCAAACTAGGTGTTCTTCAGGGAACTAAGACCTGGCTTCTGGCTGATGACGATGGACAAATCGAACTGACCCACTCGGTCTCTGCGGGACTTGATTATGCGGCGATCGGACCTGAGCATAGCTTCCTGAAGGACGTAGGTCGCGTTGATTACTCCTATGCCACTGATGACGAGGCTCTTGCAGCCTTCCACAAACTTGCCTCGATCGAAGGGATCATACCCGCACTCGAGACCGCCCATGCAATCGCTGAGGTGATTAAGATCGCTCCGACGATGACCCCCGATCAGCTCATCGTGGTGAATCTCTCCGGCAGAGGTGACAAGGATGTGCAGCAGGTGGCAGCTCTTGAGGCTGAGAGGGCCTGA